A portion of the Musa acuminata AAA Group cultivar baxijiao chromosome BXJ1-1, Cavendish_Baxijiao_AAA, whole genome shotgun sequence genome contains these proteins:
- the LOC103999298 gene encoding inactive protein RESTRICTED TEV MOVEMENT 2 gives METRQRSTLPQRVYEDFVPQHELLREKDEDILVVNVAGFSKDQLKVKINRHGKLEMTGERPLTDTKWSRFHKEFQVPDRSTLDRIRAKFYNGLLEITLPKSSGMAAVQDEPAEAVKQQDVKKNQESDAQKVAEDKKDQLKEPKGTEKVAGKDGDEDGKEGTERIDAGKKAAVTPASYCGGKRKLVKLKLKIGKLNSGTYQARQVIQALVLTMVVSVGLGLYLHCKPSPKDS, from the exons ATGGAAACAAGGCAGAGATCGACCCTCCCACAGCGCGTCTACGAGGACTTCGTTCCTCAGCATGAACTGCTTCGGGAGAAAGACGAGGACATCCTCGTCGTTAATGTCGCAG GTTTCAGCAAGGACCAGCTCAAGGTCAAGATCAACAGACATGGGAAACTAGAAATGACCGGAGAGcgccccttgaccgacaccaagtgGAGCCGCTTCCACAAGGAATTCCAAGTGCCCGACCGCAGCACCCTCGACCGCATCCGTGCCAAGTTCTACAACGGACTTCTCGAAATCACGCTGCCAAAGTCGTCCGGCATGGCCGCCGTGCAAGATGAGCCGGCGGAGGCCGTGAAGCAACAGGATGTGAAGAAGAACCAAGAATCTGATGCACAGAAGGTGGCGGAAGATAAGAAGGATCAGCTCAAAGAGCCGAAAGGCACGGAGAAGGTGGCAGGCAAGGATGGAGATGAAGATGGCAAGGAAGGCACCGAAAGGATCGATGCAGGGAAGAAAGCAGCAGTCACACCAGCAAGCTATTGTGGTGGCAAACGCAAGCTAGTGAAGCTGaagcttaaaataggcaagctgaaCTCGGGAACGTACCAAGCAAGGCAGGTCATACAAGCCTTGGTTCTGACTATGGTGGTTTCGGTGGGACTGGGATTGTATCTGCACTGCAAACCGAGTCCCAAAGATAGCTGA
- the LOC103999369 gene encoding uncharacterized protein LOC103999369 isoform X1, which produces MDHEGRDGEEERGKSAESSQPPFVEVLCRSSGKVRRFAAGTTAGYALYVINCKLDIGVAPGLHIEAVKEGEEPVVFGPNSILVNYGKGWNLQTVTDEGHDESIGMLQNSKKSPNFQSFKKPMTMNQPNSTISFQYIGKILLAFAFMFLLGGIFTFFLENLPAMNLSAVSSL; this is translated from the exons ATGGACCATGAAGGCCGCGAcggggaggaggagagggggaagtCTGCCGAGTCCTCACAGCCTCCG TTTGTGGAGGTTCTTTGCAGGAGCTCAGGTAAGGTTAGGAGGTTCGCAGCTGGAACCACTGCTGGATATGCATTGTAtgtgatcaattgtaaattggatATCGGGGTTGCCCCAGGCTTGCATATTGAGGCTGTAAAGGAAGGGGAGGAACCTGTGGTCTTTGGTCCTAATTCCATTCTTGTTAACTACGGGAAAGGTTGGAATTTGCAGACTGTTACTGATGAAG GGCATGACGAATCAATAGGAATGCTGCAGAATTCAAAG AAATCACCCAACTTCCAATCCTTCAAGAAGCCGATGACTATGAATCAGCCAAATTCAACTATCAGTTTTCAGTATATTGGGAAGATACTACTAGCCTTTGCCTTCATGTTCCTGCTTGGAGGAATATTCACCTTCTTCTTGGAAAACCTCCCAGCTATGAACCTCTCAGCTGTATCAAGTCTATAA
- the LOC103999369 gene encoding uncharacterized protein LOC103999369 isoform X2 — MKAATGRRRGGSLPSPHSLRYKTHMKFDNLLLVTLGRITMFVEVLCRSSGKVRRFAAGTTAGYALYVINCKLDIGVAPGLHIEAVKEGEEPVVFGPNSILVNYGKGWNLQTVTDEGHDESIGMLQNSKKSPNFQSFKKPMTMNQPNSTISFQYIGKILLAFAFMFLLGGIFTFFLENLPAMNLSAVSSL, encoded by the exons ATGAAGGCCGCGAcggggaggaggagagggggaagtCTGCCGAGTCCTCACAGCCTCCG ATATAAGACGCATATGAAGTTCGATAATTTGCTTCTTGTGACATTGGGCAGGATCACCATG TTTGTGGAGGTTCTTTGCAGGAGCTCAGGTAAGGTTAGGAGGTTCGCAGCTGGAACCACTGCTGGATATGCATTGTAtgtgatcaattgtaaattggatATCGGGGTTGCCCCAGGCTTGCATATTGAGGCTGTAAAGGAAGGGGAGGAACCTGTGGTCTTTGGTCCTAATTCCATTCTTGTTAACTACGGGAAAGGTTGGAATTTGCAGACTGTTACTGATGAAG GGCATGACGAATCAATAGGAATGCTGCAGAATTCAAAG AAATCACCCAACTTCCAATCCTTCAAGAAGCCGATGACTATGAATCAGCCAAATTCAACTATCAGTTTTCAGTATATTGGGAAGATACTACTAGCCTTTGCCTTCATGTTCCTGCTTGGAGGAATATTCACCTTCTTCTTGGAAAACCTCCCAGCTATGAACCTCTCAGCTGTATCAAGTCTATAA
- the LOC135676986 gene encoding uncharacterized protein LOC135676986 isoform X2: MDHEGRDGEEERGKSAESSQPPFVEVLCRSSGKVRRFAAGTTAGYALYVINCKLDIGVAPGLHIEAVKEGEEPVVFGPNSILVNYGKGWNLQTVTDEGHDESIGMLQNSKKSPNFQSFKKPMTMNQPNSTISFQYIGKILLAFAFMFLLGGIFTFFLENLPAMNLSAVSSL; encoded by the exons ATGGACCATGAAGGCCGCGAcggggaggaggagagggggaagtCTGCGGAGTCCTCACAGCCTCCG TTTGTGGAGGTTCTTTGCAGGAGCTCAGGTAAGGTTAGGAGGTTCGCAGCTGGAACCACTGCTGGATATGCATTGTAtgtgatcaattgtaaattggatATCGGGGTTGCCCCAGGCTTGCATATTGAGGCTGTAAAGGAAGGGGAGGAACCTGTGGTCTTTGGTCCTAATTCCATTCTTGTTAACTACGGGAAAGGTTGGAATTTGCAGACTGTTACTGATGAAG GGCATGACGAATCAATAGGAATGCTGCAGAATTCAAAG AAATCACCCAACTTCCAATCCTTCAAGAAGCCGATGACTATGAATCAGCCAAATTCAACTATCAGTTTTCAGTATATTGGGAAGATACTACTAGCCTTTGCCTTCATGTTCCTGCTTGGAGGAATATTCACCTTCTTCTTGGAAAACCTCCCAGCTATGAACCTCTCAGCTGTATCAAGTCTATAA
- the LOC135676986 gene encoding uncharacterized protein LOC135676986 isoform X1 — MKAATGRRRGGSLRSPHSLRYKTHMKFDNLLLVTLGRITMFVEVLCRSSGKVRRFAAGTTAGYALYVINCKLDIGVAPGLHIEAVKEGEEPVVFGPNSILVNYGKGWNLQTVTDEGHDESIGMLQNSKKSPNFQSFKKPMTMNQPNSTISFQYIGKILLAFAFMFLLGGIFTFFLENLPAMNLSAVSSL; from the exons ATGAAGGCCGCGAcggggaggaggagagggggaagtCTGCGGAGTCCTCACAGCCTCCG ATATAAGACGCATATGAAGTTCGATAATTTGCTTCTTGTGACATTGGGCAGGATCACCATG TTTGTGGAGGTTCTTTGCAGGAGCTCAGGTAAGGTTAGGAGGTTCGCAGCTGGAACCACTGCTGGATATGCATTGTAtgtgatcaattgtaaattggatATCGGGGTTGCCCCAGGCTTGCATATTGAGGCTGTAAAGGAAGGGGAGGAACCTGTGGTCTTTGGTCCTAATTCCATTCTTGTTAACTACGGGAAAGGTTGGAATTTGCAGACTGTTACTGATGAAG GGCATGACGAATCAATAGGAATGCTGCAGAATTCAAAG AAATCACCCAACTTCCAATCCTTCAAGAAGCCGATGACTATGAATCAGCCAAATTCAACTATCAGTTTTCAGTATATTGGGAAGATACTACTAGCCTTTGCCTTCATGTTCCTGCTTGGAGGAATATTCACCTTCTTCTTGGAAAACCTCCCAGCTATGAACCTCTCAGCTGTATCAAGTCTATAA
- the LOC135676993 gene encoding growth-regulating factor 6-like isoform X2, which translates to MFSTMGLDSGNFDVNMHGVRGPFAPSQWLELERQALIYKYIVAYVAIPPNLLIPIRTSLSPSGFSPFSVGSFGSSTLGWGSYHQRYTGNDDLEPGRCRRTDGKKWRCSKDAVADQRYCERHLNRGRHRSRKRVEGCTRHGLEAIAIVPLQSASAISGSRTSDNLPTSQHQAANLETNINDCCPAQFDRMPMSKGNVNERAQESECLSMRGFLRSRPMSDLFPVSEEHNPFEETPSGVELGHVSMDSLFNDSSSTSSDNISSYITTANLNDQQKRPHPLQCFNDESDHSNISWSGVEMQSDRTQSSISFPMACSPCNSSAEYDPINVGLRVGVPCKVSKCQTGWLPISPESSMAGPLGEVLNRTSSTIKQQINFLTDSCDFSPWLESSPTGVLQKVLFGSVSSSTRSSPGAENSKSHKSNGSLCEDVFGSTLEDLHTIPS; encoded by the exons ATGTTCTCTACTATGG GGTTGGATTCAGGCAACTTTGATGTGAACATGCATGGAGTGAGGGGGCCCTTCGCGCCATCTCAGTGGCTGGAGCTCGAACGCCAAGCCTTGATCTACAAGTACATTGTTGCATATGTGGCCATACCACCCAACCTTCTCATCCCTATTAGAACAAGTCTAAGCCCTTCTGGGTTTTCTCCCTTCTCAGTTGGATCCTTTGGCTCAAGCACAT TGGGATGgggatcatatcatcaaagatatacTGGAAATGATGATCTGGAACCTGGTAGATGCCGTCGAACGGATGGGAAGAAATGGCGGTGCTCAAAGGATGCCGTTGCCGACCAGAGGTACTGTGAGCGGCACCTGAATCGGGGTCGCCATCGTTCAAGAAAGCGTGTGGAAGGCTGCACTCGCCATGGCTTGGAAGCCATAGCCATAGTACCTCTGCAGTCTGCTTCTGCCATTTCTGGCAGCAGAACATCTGATAATCTCCCCACTTCACAGCACCAGGCTGCAAACTTAGAGACAAACATCAATGACTGTTGCCCTGCACAGTTTGATAG GATGCCAATGAGCAAAGGAAATGTAAATGAGCGTGCACAGGAATCTGAATGCCTCTCCATGCGAGGCTTTTTGAGATCAAGACCCATGAGTGACTTATTTCCAGTATCAGAGGAACATAATCCCTTTGAAGAGACCCCATCTGGAGTAGAACTTGGGCACGTTTCCATGGATTCGCTTTTTAATGATTCAAGTAGCACCTCCTCAGATAATATCAGCAGCTATATCACCACTGCAAATCTCAATGATCAGCAGAAGAGACCCCATCCCCTTCAATGCTTCAACGATGAGTCTGATCATTCAAATATATCCTGGTCTGGGGTAGAAATGCAATCTGATAGAACCCAATCGTCTATCTCGTTCCCTATGGCTTGTTCTCCCTGCAATTCATCAGCAGAATATGATCCCATCAATGTAGGTCTGAGAGTTGGTGTACCATGCAAAGTAAGCAAATGTCAAACTGGTTGGTTACCGATCTCCCCGGAGTCTTCTATGGCAGGACCGCTAGGAGAGGTCCTAAACAGAACTAGCAGCACTATCAAACAACAGATAAACTTCTTGACTGATAGCTGTGATTTTAGCCCTTGGTTGGAGTCCTCGCCAACCGGTGTCCTACAGAAAGTTTTGTTTGGTTCAGTGTCCAGCAGCACCAGAAGCAGCCCTGGGGCTGAGAACAGCAAGTCCCACAAAAGCAATGGCAGCTTGTGTGAGGATGTTTTTGGCTCAACCCTTGAAGATCTTCATACCATCCCCTCATAA
- the LOC135676993 gene encoding growth-regulating factor 6-like isoform X1 → MDAAMAGGVSSSSMASSDTELSRQSVLLGSSFQHNGSGSEAAAHDMRCVKMAPVLIPYPGPLFPDGEQMLSFSSASGQASMMLNLDRTLPYYQHHPSASTSSTSSFLRNAGLDSGNFDVNMHGVRGPFAPSQWLELERQALIYKYIVAYVAIPPNLLIPIRTSLSPSGFSPFSVGSFGSSTLGWGSYHQRYTGNDDLEPGRCRRTDGKKWRCSKDAVADQRYCERHLNRGRHRSRKRVEGCTRHGLEAIAIVPLQSASAISGSRTSDNLPTSQHQAANLETNINDCCPAQFDRMPMSKGNVNERAQESECLSMRGFLRSRPMSDLFPVSEEHNPFEETPSGVELGHVSMDSLFNDSSSTSSDNISSYITTANLNDQQKRPHPLQCFNDESDHSNISWSGVEMQSDRTQSSISFPMACSPCNSSAEYDPINVGLRVGVPCKVSKCQTGWLPISPESSMAGPLGEVLNRTSSTIKQQINFLTDSCDFSPWLESSPTGVLQKVLFGSVSSSTRSSPGAENSKSHKSNGSLCEDVFGSTLEDLHTIPS, encoded by the exons ATGGATGCGGCAATGGCTGGTGGTGTCTCCTCATCTTCCATGGCCTCCTCAGACACTGAACTCAGCAGGCAAAGTGTGCTCTTGGGATCTAGTTTTCAGCATAATGGGAGTGGCTCTGAAGCCGCGGCCCATGACATGAGATGCGTCAAGATGGCTCCTGTCCTCATACCCTACCCCGGCCCCCTCTTCCCTGATGGAGAGCAAATGCTTAGTTTCTCCTCAGCATCCGGGCAAGCCTCAATGATGCTCAACCTGGATAGAACTTTGCCTTACTACCAACACCACCCATCAGCATctacttcttctacatcttcattTCTCAGGAATGCAG GGTTGGATTCAGGCAACTTTGATGTGAACATGCATGGAGTGAGGGGGCCCTTCGCGCCATCTCAGTGGCTGGAGCTCGAACGCCAAGCCTTGATCTACAAGTACATTGTTGCATATGTGGCCATACCACCCAACCTTCTCATCCCTATTAGAACAAGTCTAAGCCCTTCTGGGTTTTCTCCCTTCTCAGTTGGATCCTTTGGCTCAAGCACAT TGGGATGgggatcatatcatcaaagatatacTGGAAATGATGATCTGGAACCTGGTAGATGCCGTCGAACGGATGGGAAGAAATGGCGGTGCTCAAAGGATGCCGTTGCCGACCAGAGGTACTGTGAGCGGCACCTGAATCGGGGTCGCCATCGTTCAAGAAAGCGTGTGGAAGGCTGCACTCGCCATGGCTTGGAAGCCATAGCCATAGTACCTCTGCAGTCTGCTTCTGCCATTTCTGGCAGCAGAACATCTGATAATCTCCCCACTTCACAGCACCAGGCTGCAAACTTAGAGACAAACATCAATGACTGTTGCCCTGCACAGTTTGATAG GATGCCAATGAGCAAAGGAAATGTAAATGAGCGTGCACAGGAATCTGAATGCCTCTCCATGCGAGGCTTTTTGAGATCAAGACCCATGAGTGACTTATTTCCAGTATCAGAGGAACATAATCCCTTTGAAGAGACCCCATCTGGAGTAGAACTTGGGCACGTTTCCATGGATTCGCTTTTTAATGATTCAAGTAGCACCTCCTCAGATAATATCAGCAGCTATATCACCACTGCAAATCTCAATGATCAGCAGAAGAGACCCCATCCCCTTCAATGCTTCAACGATGAGTCTGATCATTCAAATATATCCTGGTCTGGGGTAGAAATGCAATCTGATAGAACCCAATCGTCTATCTCGTTCCCTATGGCTTGTTCTCCCTGCAATTCATCAGCAGAATATGATCCCATCAATGTAGGTCTGAGAGTTGGTGTACCATGCAAAGTAAGCAAATGTCAAACTGGTTGGTTACCGATCTCCCCGGAGTCTTCTATGGCAGGACCGCTAGGAGAGGTCCTAAACAGAACTAGCAGCACTATCAAACAACAGATAAACTTCTTGACTGATAGCTGTGATTTTAGCCCTTGGTTGGAGTCCTCGCCAACCGGTGTCCTACAGAAAGTTTTGTTTGGTTCAGTGTCCAGCAGCACCAGAAGCAGCCCTGGGGCTGAGAACAGCAAGTCCCACAAAAGCAATGGCAGCTTGTGTGAGGATGTTTTTGGCTCAACCCTTGAAGATCTTCATACCATCCCCTCATAA